The Thermonema lapsum genome window below encodes:
- the gyrB gene encoding DNA topoisomerase (ATP-hydrolyzing) subunit B codes for MNQEQQQKSVLSDYSAASIQVLEGLEAVRKRPGMYIGDVGVRGLHHLVWEVVDNSIDEALAGYCTQVDVIVHEDNSVEVSDNGRGIPTDIHPKEGRSALEIVMTVLHAGGKFDKGSYKVSGGLHGVGVSCVNALSEWLEVTVYREGKIFKQSYERGIPLHPVEVIGTTNRTGTTVHFKPDPQIFKELVYNYDTIAGRLRELSFLNKGIRLTLTDLRQKEEDGQPMREEFFSEGGLIEFVEYLDVDREAIIPEVIYIEGEKNAVPVEVAFVYNKSYQENVASYVNNINTIEGGTHVAGFRSALTRTLKAYAEKEGLLEKVKVEISGDDFREGLTAVISVKVAEPLFEGQTKTKLGNSEVRGAVDTCVSEALGYYLEENPKVARAIIDKVILAAEARHAARKAREQVQRKSVLGSNSLPGKLADCSEKDPALCEIYLVEGDSAGGSAKQARDRNFQAILPLKGKILNVEKAQEYKIYANEEIQHILRALGVSWGVRNEEGEEDAKALDLSKLRYHKIIIMTDADVDGSHIRTLILTLFFRYMRELIEKGYVYIAQPPLYLVKKGKQTIYCWTEEERKQALQELGGGNDESVSVQRYKGLGEMNPEQLWETTMNPETRKLKQVTIESAAEADHLFSILMGDDVAPRREFIERNAKYANIDA; via the coding sequence ATGAACCAAGAACAGCAACAAAAAAGCGTTTTATCGGATTATTCAGCAGCGAGCATTCAAGTACTGGAAGGTTTGGAAGCCGTGCGCAAGCGCCCCGGTATGTATATTGGCGATGTGGGCGTTAGAGGCTTGCACCATCTTGTTTGGGAGGTGGTTGACAACTCCATCGATGAGGCGTTAGCAGGTTACTGTACGCAGGTCGATGTGATTGTGCATGAAGACAATTCGGTGGAAGTGTCGGACAACGGGCGGGGTATCCCTACGGATATACACCCCAAAGAAGGGCGTTCTGCCCTGGAAATAGTGATGACCGTGCTGCATGCCGGCGGTAAGTTCGATAAAGGCTCTTACAAAGTGTCCGGCGGTTTGCATGGGGTGGGGGTGTCTTGCGTGAATGCCCTGTCGGAGTGGCTGGAAGTAACCGTGTATCGCGAAGGCAAGATATTTAAGCAGTCTTATGAAAGAGGCATACCGCTTCATCCGGTAGAAGTGATAGGCACCACCAACCGTACAGGCACTACGGTACACTTCAAACCGGACCCGCAGATATTCAAAGAGCTTGTTTACAACTATGACACCATAGCCGGGCGTCTGCGTGAGCTTTCTTTCCTGAATAAGGGCATACGTCTGACGCTGACAGATTTGCGGCAGAAAGAAGAAGACGGGCAGCCCATGAGGGAGGAATTCTTTTCCGAAGGTGGCTTGATTGAGTTTGTAGAATATTTGGACGTTGACCGCGAAGCCATCATCCCGGAAGTGATTTACATAGAGGGTGAAAAAAACGCTGTGCCCGTGGAGGTAGCCTTTGTCTATAACAAGTCCTACCAAGAGAATGTGGCTTCTTATGTGAATAACATCAACACCATAGAGGGGGGGACCCACGTGGCAGGTTTCCGCAGCGCCCTGACCCGCACCCTGAAGGCATATGCCGAAAAAGAAGGATTGCTTGAAAAGGTAAAAGTAGAAATCAGCGGGGATGACTTCCGAGAAGGACTTACCGCCGTGATTTCGGTGAAAGTAGCCGAACCTTTGTTCGAAGGGCAAACCAAAACCAAACTGGGCAATTCCGAAGTGCGAGGGGCAGTAGATACCTGCGTGAGCGAAGCGCTGGGCTACTACTTGGAAGAAAACCCTAAAGTGGCACGTGCCATCATCGATAAAGTGATACTGGCTGCCGAAGCCCGTCATGCAGCGCGCAAAGCACGTGAGCAGGTGCAGCGCAAAAGCGTTTTGGGAAGTAACTCGTTGCCCGGCAAACTGGCTGACTGCTCAGAAAAAGACCCTGCTTTGTGTGAAATCTATCTGGTAGAGGGCGACTCGGCAGGGGGCTCTGCCAAGCAGGCACGCGACCGTAACTTTCAAGCCATCCTGCCGCTGAAAGGTAAGATTCTCAATGTAGAGAAGGCGCAGGAATATAAAATTTATGCCAACGAAGAAATACAGCATATCTTGCGTGCCTTGGGCGTAAGCTGGGGCGTGCGCAACGAAGAGGGAGAAGAAGACGCTAAGGCTTTAGACCTGAGCAAGCTGCGTTATCATAAAATCATTATCATGACTGACGCCGACGTGGATGGTAGCCACATACGCACTCTCATCCTGACGCTCTTTTTCCGTTATATGCGCGAGTTGATTGAAAAAGGATATGTGTATATAGCGCAGCCGCCTTTGTATTTGGTGAAAAAAGGAAAACAGACAATCTATTGCTGGACAGAAGAAGAGCGTAAGCAGGCACTGCAAGAGCTGGGCGGGGGCAACGATGAGTCGGTGAGCGTACAGCGCTACAAGGGGTTGGGTGAGATGAATCCCGAGCAGCTTTGGGAAACGACCATGAACCCAGAAACACGCAAATTAAAACAGGTAACCATTGAATCGGCTGCCGAAGCCGACCACCTCTTCTCTATCTTAATGGGGGATGACGTGGCGCCTCGGCGCGAATTTATAGAGCGCAATGCCAAATATGCTAATATCGATGCTTAA
- a CDS encoding glycosyltransferase family 2 protein, whose translation MKISVVIPVYKSQETIQLLTQKLIDELSKITNDYEIIYVNDDSPDNSWDIIQKLCKENPKIIGISLSRNFGQHPAILCGIKHSRGDAIIVMDCDLQEDPKYIPDLVKKLQEGNDIVFTLKQKRAHAWWKNVMTKIFSFIYNYLIDDKRLLTSQQVGSFSIINRKVADAFLQFGDYQFHYLLVLRWLGFKQSFIEIEHYERKAGKSSYNFKRLFEHALVAIVFQSDKLLRFNIYIGFIISFFSIIGIIYLLISYFIHGYAKGWPSLFMLLLFTLGAVLFSLGIIGLYIGKMFEQVKSRPKFVIKELLNLEK comes from the coding sequence ATGAAAATCAGTGTAGTTATACCAGTATATAAATCTCAAGAAACTATTCAGCTCCTTACTCAAAAGTTAATTGATGAATTAAGTAAAATCACTAATGATTATGAAATTATTTATGTAAATGATGACTCTCCTGATAATAGTTGGGACATTATCCAAAAATTATGCAAAGAAAATCCCAAAATAATAGGCATTAGTTTAAGCAGAAATTTTGGACAACATCCTGCTATCTTGTGCGGAATAAAACACTCAAGAGGAGATGCAATAATTGTAATGGATTGCGACCTTCAAGAGGACCCTAAATATATCCCTGACCTGGTAAAAAAATTGCAGGAAGGGAATGATATTGTTTTTACTCTTAAACAAAAAAGGGCACATGCCTGGTGGAAAAATGTAATGACCAAAATTTTTTCATTTATTTACAATTACCTCATAGACGATAAGCGATTACTTACTAGCCAACAAGTTGGATCTTTTAGTATTATTAATAGAAAAGTAGCAGATGCCTTTCTGCAATTTGGAGATTATCAATTTCATTATCTTTTAGTACTAAGGTGGTTAGGATTTAAACAATCATTTATAGAAATAGAACACTACGAAAGAAAAGCAGGTAAAAGTTCATATAACTTTAAAAGATTATTCGAACACGCATTAGTAGCCATTGTTTTTCAATCCGATAAATTGTTGCGGTTTAATATCTATATTGGATTCATCATTTCATTTTTTTCTATCATTGGAATTATTTATTTGCTAATCAGTTATTTTATTCACGGCTATGCCAAAGGTTGGCCAAGTTTATTTATGCTTTTATTATTTACACTTGGAGCAGTTTTGTTCTCATTAGGTATTATTGGTCTTTACATTGGAAAAATGTTTGAGCAAGTAAAAAGTAGACCAAAATTTGTAATAAAGGAATTATTAAACTTAGAAAAATGA
- a CDS encoding DUF2254 domain-containing protein — translation MSLKYRELRREALLLLKGPSFLMIFLLAGVAAVAVYMLHGTFLIYATVQTFHDIMNLLIGLLAGIVVTTYSITIVALQLTSTQFSPRVIRHLLSQDLYTQITLGSFLSWIIFCLVIKFWVLAPSPSHIPLSYEATVWANVAVYGAIILLAVLLPHFILTIAQNINAAHIIRKIALHTLDVVAEEAKEWEQMERVDSPEISTADEYVKSIRFGYIQEVDYERIRKWLRRHPQIVFIEQSRSVGAFLTAGAPIFRFRLSEELSEMERQHMSRKTVRFLQSCYSVGQFRSFRQDIHFGIRQIVDIAVRAISPAVNDPTTAINCLDYLGQLVLSLTEYRMPTRQINRYRSEPLYVRSVTFDQIVNQAFDQIYHFGRHDYAVVSRTLNLLNICVQAVSWEEHLYVLGDEIGELVDDLLHQIEMGSIQPYVSWVQLARLTGIAYRLCDCWLAKTGELTASGEKMRLLHEKIQKNRQHLFSLHQSFNH, via the coding sequence ATGTCTTTGAAATACAGAGAGTTGAGAAGGGAGGCACTTCTTTTACTGAAAGGACCCTCTTTCCTTATGATTTTTCTGCTGGCAGGCGTGGCAGCAGTGGCTGTTTACATGCTGCATGGTACTTTCCTGATTTATGCCACTGTTCAGACATTCCACGACATCATGAACCTGCTCATTGGTTTGTTGGCGGGTATCGTAGTTACTACTTATTCTATTACTATTGTGGCTTTGCAGCTTACTTCTACGCAGTTTTCACCTCGAGTCATCCGTCATTTGCTTTCGCAAGATTTATATACGCAAATTACCTTGGGAAGCTTCTTGAGCTGGATAATCTTTTGTTTGGTTATCAAATTTTGGGTGTTAGCACCCTCGCCATCCCATATCCCTTTGAGTTATGAAGCTACGGTATGGGCTAATGTAGCCGTTTACGGGGCTATTATATTGCTTGCAGTGCTGTTGCCTCATTTTATTTTGACCATCGCCCAAAATATCAATGCCGCACACATCATTCGCAAAATAGCTCTTCATACCTTGGATGTGGTTGCAGAAGAAGCCAAGGAGTGGGAGCAGATGGAAAGAGTAGATTCGCCGGAAATATCCACTGCCGATGAATATGTGAAAAGCATCCGCTTTGGTTATATACAAGAGGTTGATTATGAGCGTATAAGGAAGTGGCTGCGTCGCCATCCGCAAATTGTATTCATAGAGCAAAGCAGGAGTGTAGGCGCCTTCTTAACTGCTGGTGCTCCCATCTTCCGTTTTCGTTTGAGCGAAGAGCTCAGCGAAATGGAGCGGCAACACATGAGCAGAAAGACCGTTCGTTTTTTGCAAAGCTGCTATTCGGTTGGGCAGTTTCGTAGTTTTCGTCAAGACATCCATTTCGGTATCCGTCAGATAGTCGATATCGCCGTGCGGGCAATATCGCCAGCAGTGAATGACCCTACCACTGCTATCAATTGCTTGGATTATTTGGGGCAGTTGGTGCTGTCACTTACCGAGTATCGCATGCCTACCAGACAAATCAACCGTTATCGTTCCGAGCCCCTGTATGTCCGCAGTGTTACTTTTGACCAAATTGTAAACCAAGCTTTTGACCAAATTTATCACTTTGGGCGCCATGACTATGCTGTGGTAAGTCGCACTTTGAATCTGCTGAACATTTGCGTGCAGGCAGTTTCTTGGGAAGAGCATTTGTATGTATTGGGCGATGAGATAGGTGAGCTGGTAGATGACCTACTGCATCAAATAGAGATGGGAAGTATTCAGCCTTATGTGAGCTGGGTGCAGCTGGCGCGTCTTACTGGCATTGCCTACAGGCTATGTGACTGCTGGTTGGCAAAGACCGGAGAGCTTACTGCTTCTGGCGAAAAGATGCGATTACTTCACGAAAAAATACAAAAAAATAGGCAGCATCTTTTTTCCTTGCATCAGTCATTTAATCATTGA
- a CDS encoding WbqC family protein has translation MSPTRKKVIITQSNYIPWKGYFDSIALVDEFILYDDVQYTRRDWRNRNLIKTYQGLQWLTIPVEVKGKYFQKIKETKISDKNWADDHLKAIKLNYAKAQHFKEVFPFLENIYQKAKNFVYLSEINYLFLSEICKYLDIHTPMKFSYEYPYQSEDRNLRLIEICQLANATDYYSGPAAQSYLDITLFEKHNIKVHWLDYSGYKEYAQLHPPFEHKVSIIDLLLNEGKNSKQFLKYTTK, from the coding sequence ATGAGCCCAACAAGAAAAAAAGTAATTATCACGCAGTCGAATTATATTCCATGGAAAGGTTATTTTGACAGTATTGCATTAGTTGATGAATTTATATTATATGATGATGTTCAATATACTCGCAGAGATTGGCGTAACAGAAATTTAATTAAAACTTATCAGGGCTTGCAGTGGCTTACAATTCCTGTAGAAGTAAAAGGAAAATATTTTCAAAAAATTAAAGAAACCAAGATTAGTGATAAAAACTGGGCAGACGATCATCTTAAAGCAATAAAATTAAATTATGCCAAAGCACAACACTTTAAAGAAGTATTTCCGTTTTTAGAAAACATTTATCAAAAAGCAAAAAATTTTGTATACTTGTCTGAAATAAATTATTTATTTTTGTCCGAAATTTGTAAATACCTTGATATTCATACACCAATGAAATTTTCATATGAATATCCATATCAAAGCGAAGATAGAAATTTACGATTAATTGAAATATGCCAACTTGCCAATGCTACAGATTATTATTCAGGACCAGCCGCTCAATCTTATTTGGATATTACTCTTTTTGAAAAACATAATATCAAAGTGCATTGGTTAGATTACAGCGGCTACAAAGAATATGCACAATTACATCCACCTTTTGAACATAAAGTAAGTATTATTGATTTACTATTAAATGAAGGAAAAAATAGTAAGCAATTTCTTAAATATACTACTAAATAA
- the uvrB gene encoding excinuclease ABC subunit UvrB, with protein sequence MSQFELKAPFQPTGDQPQAIRQLVEGIRRGEKAQTLLGVTGSGKTFTIANVIAQLNKPTLIISHNKTLAAQLYGEFKQFFPNNAVEYFISYYDYYQPEAYIATTDTYIEKELAINEEIEKLRLRATSALLSGRNDVIVVASVSCIYGMGNPDEFARSTIHLKRGQQCNMRDFLFSLVDIMYHRTEGDFVHGSFRVKGDTVDVFPAYADWAYRISFFDDEIDEISRIEPDSGKKISNEDYIRIFPANLFITGKGVLDIAMREIEEDLEKQVAFFEKEGKSEEARRLKERTLFDLEMIAELGYCSGIENYSRYFDRRQPGQRPFCLLDYFPDDYLMVIDESHVTIPQIRGMYNGDRARKLSLVEHGFRLPAALDNRPLRFEEFESLIHQVIFMSATPASYELEMSGGAVVEQVVRPTGLLDPLIEVRPTLNQIDDLLDEIAATTAKGERVMITTLTKRMAEELSRYLDKIGIRARYIHSELDALERVEVLRDLRLGQFDVLVGVNLLREGLDLPEVSLVAIMDADKEGFLRDERSLIQTIGRAARNANGRVLMYADHITKSMQKAIDETNRRRAKQEVYNRRHGIVPKTVLKSKEAILERSRLVGQGKESKGYKVMQSESKQVAEPTQAYDAMDVAALKARIKEVQAAMEAAAKDLNFIQAAALRDELFALKEQLKKRER encoded by the coding sequence ATGAGTCAATTTGAACTAAAAGCTCCTTTTCAGCCTACAGGCGACCAGCCACAAGCTATCCGTCAGCTGGTGGAAGGCATCCGTCGGGGCGAAAAGGCACAAACGCTGCTGGGTGTAACTGGCTCGGGCAAAACATTTACCATTGCCAATGTGATTGCCCAACTCAATAAGCCCACTTTGATTATCAGTCACAATAAAACATTGGCAGCGCAGCTTTACGGCGAGTTCAAGCAGTTTTTCCCAAATAATGCCGTAGAGTATTTCATTTCCTACTATGACTATTACCAGCCAGAGGCATACATAGCCACCACCGATACCTACATAGAAAAAGAATTAGCTATCAACGAAGAAATAGAAAAACTGCGGTTGCGTGCTACTTCGGCTTTACTGTCGGGGCGCAACGACGTGATAGTCGTGGCGTCGGTATCGTGCATTTACGGCATGGGCAATCCCGATGAGTTTGCGCGCAGCACCATTCATCTGAAACGCGGGCAGCAGTGCAACATGCGAGATTTTCTCTTCTCGCTGGTCGATATCATGTATCACCGCACCGAAGGTGATTTTGTGCATGGCAGCTTCCGCGTAAAAGGCGACACAGTAGATGTGTTTCCTGCCTATGCCGATTGGGCATATCGCATCAGTTTCTTTGATGATGAAATTGATGAAATTAGTCGTATAGAACCTGATTCGGGAAAAAAAATCAGCAATGAAGATTATATCCGTATCTTTCCAGCCAACCTGTTTATTACCGGTAAGGGAGTGTTGGACATAGCCATGCGCGAAATAGAAGAGGACTTGGAAAAGCAGGTGGCTTTTTTTGAAAAAGAAGGTAAAAGCGAAGAGGCGCGCCGCTTGAAAGAACGCACTCTCTTTGACCTTGAAATGATTGCCGAATTGGGCTATTGCTCTGGTATAGAGAATTATTCACGCTACTTTGACCGCCGGCAACCGGGGCAGCGACCTTTCTGTTTGCTCGATTATTTCCCAGATGATTATCTTATGGTGATAGACGAGAGCCATGTAACCATCCCGCAAATACGGGGCATGTATAACGGAGACCGTGCGCGCAAACTGTCATTGGTAGAGCATGGCTTTCGTTTGCCGGCAGCCTTGGACAACCGCCCGCTGCGTTTCGAAGAGTTCGAGTCTCTGATTCATCAAGTCATATTTATGAGTGCGACGCCCGCAAGCTATGAGTTGGAGATGTCAGGGGGGGCTGTGGTGGAGCAGGTGGTACGCCCTACGGGCTTGTTAGACCCCCTCATAGAAGTGCGCCCCACCTTGAACCAAATTGACGATTTACTGGACGAAATTGCTGCAACCACCGCCAAAGGTGAGCGAGTGATGATAACGACGCTCACCAAGCGTATGGCAGAAGAGTTGAGTCGTTATCTGGACAAAATAGGCATACGGGCACGTTATATCCACTCGGAGTTGGATGCGCTCGAGCGTGTAGAAGTACTGCGCGATTTGCGTCTGGGTCAGTTCGATGTACTGGTAGGGGTAAACCTGCTGCGTGAAGGCTTGGATTTGCCAGAGGTATCCTTAGTGGCTATCATGGATGCCGATAAGGAAGGCTTCTTGCGTGATGAGCGTTCGCTGATTCAGACCATCGGACGGGCTGCCCGCAATGCCAACGGGCGAGTGCTGATGTATGCTGACCATATCACAAAGTCAATGCAAAAAGCCATTGATGAAACCAACCGTCGGCGAGCCAAGCAGGAAGTCTACAATCGTAGGCATGGTATTGTGCCGAAGACAGTGCTCAAGTCCAAAGAAGCCATTTTGGAGCGCAGCCGCTTGGTGGGGCAAGGCAAGGAAAGTAAAGGCTATAAAGTAATGCAGAGTGAAAGCAAGCAGGTAGCCGAGCCGACACAAGCCTACGACGCCATGGATGTTGCAGCACTGAAAGCGCGTATCAAAGAGGTACAGGCAGCCATGGAAGCTGCTGCCAAAGACTTGAACTTCATACAGGCAGCAGCTTTGCGCGACGAGCTCTTTGCCTTGAAAGAGCAGTTGAAGAAAAGGGAAAGGTAG